GAATCCAAGAATTACTCTTGAACTTTGTTGTATCTTATCAAATCTTATTGACATACGTCTCTATACACTTATTCAATATTGCTCTAGTACCCGTGGGAGTAATTTCTATTAGAAGTGTATTGTCATGGCGGCTATGGGACTAAACACTGTTAACTACAATTTGGCTATCTAGTATGTCTGGagtgtttattttgtttaactgGACATCAATTGTTCTAATCAGAATGAAGATGGTGTTGCATTTGTCTTTTAGAACTCAGAAGTTGTGTAGTTGATGTCATTTCTAGCTGTTTTGACAGTGGaaatttaagtatttattttacAGTTAAAAGCTTGAGCAGGGAATCCTAGTGTAACGTATATTGCACCATCATGCAACATGTATCTGAAAGATAAATAATCAATGGTGGAAGTATTATTACTTGGGTTTTGTTTAGAGACATTTCTTGTATCTCACCATTGTTAAAGTGTTGAATGAATTGCTGCCCTAAGTTTTTTTCTTTGTCGCTTTGCTGTCTTCGTGCATTATAGGGAATccagttttttttctttttctttttcaattatgtAATATAGGATTTTCGATGAAGCAATTGTTCCTGAGATTGCTTTGAGGGGATTTGCCTTGATTTCATGGATGCCTATTTGCATTTAAAAGCATGAATTGGTGGATTTACATTGAGCTGTTTTCTCTACTGAAAGCAGGTAATGAAAACTATTGTTGTAGTGTAGAGAATCTTTAAACTCAGTTAAATGCTATTGGATTCATAGTTTGGAGAAATCGGATAATTGCTTAATAACTGGGAGCTGATTGACTCCCAAGGAAGTTGCTTTGTGGTGCTGATATTTGTATTCTTAAGACATGTTGTATTTCATAAATTGTTGGGGGTCAGAAGTGCATTAAACACTTGTGCGCATTTGGGCGACTTTAGATTTTTTGATATGTTCTACATTCGTCAGTAGCTTGCTGTTTTCTTAGATCAAATTTTTCTCTGTACTTTAATAATCATCTTATtggttatttcttttttttcgacgtaatttattttgtaatttgatATTGATATATAATCTGTAGGTTCCTAGTGACCAGAAACTGCCCTCACTTTATCTACTGGATAGCATTGTGAAGAATATTGGTAGAGATTACATCAAGTATTTTGCAGCAAGATTACCTGAGGTtagaatttgaatatttttcagTGTGACTCTGGTGATTGCTTGAAGTTCTAAAGTTTTGTGTTGGACAATTGGACATCTTTTCCTCTCCTTCCAGAGTCaagtttaattgaaaatttaggaTGAGATAAGCAACTTgtgcttgttttattttgctctATGCATTTGActggaaaatattattttttttatattggttGCGGTTGAATTTTGTATATATCTTTCCTTTTGATGGGGGTCTAACAAGTGTTCAAATTCTCTGAAATTATATttacagttttttttttctaagtaGATAATCACCACTGTCCTCTCTGAATAAAAGGTCCCTCGAAAAAGTTTGTTCCAAGCAAGAATGACAAGTGTTCTTGAAATAAAAGTTATTAGAAACTTAATTCTCTTATATTAGGTCATCACGTTCCTTTCCTATACATATGCAGTATCATCATGTATATTGCCTTCACGcccaacaaaaattaaataagtaacaTTATATTTTCCCCTGTTGTGATGTGTATTTCTTAtccttattattttttcaattatctTGTCTGTATTTGTTAAGCATTTCACTTCCTTTCCCTTGGAATGTTTAGGTGTTTTGCAAGGCATATAGGCTAGTAGATCTATCAGTCCATTCTGGTATGCGACATCTTTTTGGGACCTGGAAAGGTGTTTTCCCTCCTCAGCCACTGCAGATCGTTGAGAAAGAACTTGGATTTCCAACAGCTACCACTGGCCAATTGTCTGGAACTACCGTGTCCAAGTCTGATTCACAGTATCAGCGTCAGTCACATAGTATTCATGTGAATCCTAGATATCTGGAAGCAAGACAGCGTCTTCAGCAGTCTAGTAAGGTAAGATTTATCTCTGGTCTTATACTTTTTACATTCTTTGATTGCGTTGTGTGCGTTATACTGACGAGGTGTTACATTTCTACTGTTTAGAAAAGTTACAGAATTTGATATGGAGACTATTGAAAAACTTTTCTTGTCAATAAGAAAAGGGTGGAGAAGAAAGCAATGATTTCTAAGACATTCAAATTTACTAATCGTGTAAAATTGGATAGTTTTTTTTGATCTTCGATGTATAGTGGACTGATCCATTACCAAAAGCAATGTCTGAAATGTAACCATATGAGTAGTTGGTTACATCTCATGTGGATGCTACTTTTTTTGGTTTGTATTTGCTGCTTGTAGTCTGCTGGAGAATTTTTCATCACCATTTACATTATTGTTGATCTGAACTACAATTATGATATATCTAATTAGTTAGTTACAGACATTGATAACCATCAAAGAGTTTAACTTGATTCATGGTGGTAGTACAGTGCTGTATCATTTGTATTGTTGTTTCCCAAACACTTAACTTGATTAATCAAATTGCTTTTGTGTGATTCAATGGAAAGCTTCTGCAAATTTGGATAGGCtattattttgttcttaaattatttttagagAGGACTTGAAAGGTCTTACATCTGGGGCTGACTTGAATGATGTTATTTGGTTATCTTGGTATTGTTGTTAGAAAAAATCCTTTGGGAGGACTCGAAAGATTTTACGTCAAGGGTTGAGTTCTTATTCTTGTGTCAAATTATTCAGGTGAAGATTACAGATATTGGGCTCACAGATGTTGGGTCATCCGAAGATGTGGAGAGGCCAGAGAGAATTGTTGGTTTTGGACACGAAGGGTCATGGATGGATCCTTCAATGAAGTTGCATGTATCTGTTACTGTTTTCCATCTGATTTTTTGAGATATCCTGTTATCTGATTGCTATATTGGCTTTAATTGTCTACTTTAtaattccattttttttctttagaatATTCGTCCTCAAAGAGAACCAGTGAGAGAAGCCAGTCTTCAGAAACAGGGTGGTGGAGCATATGGTGATTATGATTTTGCACCTGGGCTTTCAAGACCTGTAATTACATCTAGTGCTAAACCTATGGAGAGGATTGTTGGACAGAAATGGCTTCGTGATGGCAAAGAGGGGGGAGAGTCAATTTCTGGCCAAAAGAATGTATACGATAGTAAACATGGGATTCCTGACGATGTAGCTGTCAGACCAGCAAGTAATATTCTTTATGTGCAGAATGATCCAAACACTGCTGCTGAGATGTCTAGGAACTGGAAAAATTCTGAACAAGAGGAGTACCTGTGGGATGATTTGGGAACCAAGCCTATGGATCCTGGTACTACAGCTacgataaagaaaaaaaatttgttcgATGATCCAGAGAGAGTGGTAAGATTTCCTAGGATTAGTTACCTATAGCTTTACAGTGACTTTTTGCGGGATGAGCTTTGTGCTTAACTATGGAAAGTACTTGGGACAAATGGAATATGCATGTCAgcaaatttttgatattttttcatGCATGAGTCAACATATTTATGTTCACATATTTCAATGTGTGTCCATTTGTATTGAAATATGTATGTGATGGCTGCAATGATCTTGCATTCTTCCTGCTTCTTGGTCATTTtacaaaactttaaaaaatggaCTTTGAATCTTTCACATTATGCCCTTGCACGATGAATCCATTATTCTAGTTTGACCCTGCCTTCTAACAGATTATATGTGCATGTCTTACTATGATTGAGCTGTATCTTTTGGTTTCAAATGACACACCCTTGTGGGTTGTGATATAATCATGATAGTAGGAGGGAGCCTCTGATTTTATCTAATTATCATGTGTAAATAGTTAATGTAACAGGAACTCTTTCTCACAGCTGTTTTTTCCCGGCATGCCCTTATAATGCTTCTCTTTAAATTGATCTGCTATTGTCATAATTATTCCTTGTTTAAGTTGTTTTTGTGCAAAATACACAGATCCTGCTAACGGATATTGTATAACAAATCTGCAGGAGCTAAGTAGCCACCTTTCTAAATGGCAAAACCAGACTGAGGTCAGGTCCAACTTTGAGAGAGAACATTCGGCTGAGAGGCTTTCCTCTGAACAGAAAGAACAACTGCCATATGGATTTTCGAGGTCTTCTCATCCATCTCCTGTCGGTGTCTCTAGTTTTGGTTTCCCTACAACTTCTGTTTCAGCGTCTACTGGGCGTCATCCATCTCCAGGGCAATCTGTTTCAAACCAGCGTGTTCCTTCCTCTTCATTCTCTAAAAGAGATCCTCGTCAACTTCTTGTTGAGAAAGAACACGTGAGATCTCATCCCTTGCTTCGATCTGATCACAGGATAGCTTCATTATCTGGGCCATCAAGTGCAGGGGTTCGTGATAAATGTTTTCAGGATACTATGCCTACTAAACATCAAAGTCTTAATGTGCCGAAACCACAAGGACAGGCTTTGCAGAAACCACCTTCGCCTACAAGTTCGTTTCCGCAAAAGCATATATCGCCATCTGAGCAGCACTCCAGTTCAGAGACTGAGCTTTTGGGTGTTGGCCAGAAAGCTCAGAAGCTGGTTGGTTCCTTTTTAAAGAGAGGTGCCTCATCAGATAACCAAAATCACATTGATGGTAATATACAAGGCCAGTTGAATGTGAGTACTTTATTGGCTGCTGTTATGAAAAGTGGGCTTCTTGCTGGTAATTCTAATTCCAGACAAGCTGGGGTTCAATCTTCTTCATCTGCTTCTTTCATTTCATCAGGTCCATGTGGTTCAATTGCTAATGTCTCTCAAAGTAAACCAGAAAAGCCTCCTCTGGCGTCTGCAGTCTCTTCACCTCCTGCGAGCAATACATCAGCACCATCTTTGAATGCTGAGGCTGCCAAGTCCAACCCACTTTCAATTTTGGGTACATTGTTATCAAAGGGGTTGATTACTGCACCAAAAGCTGTAGCAACTGCTGCTGTTTCTGTGAAATCCGAGGACCAGCTTCCAGAGCAAAGCCATGCTGTTGAACTAGTATCTGCCGTTACAGATTTAACTTCCAAACTCTCTGATTCTCTACCTGAATCCTTTAGCAAGAAGGCTTCTTCCTTGGATTTTAAAGGGAAGACATTGGATACAATTAAAAGCGCAAAAGAAGAGGATGGAGATCTCATAGGACTCGAGTTTAAGCCGTGTGTATTACGAGATCTGCATCCTGACGTGATTGATAGACTCTCTGACAAGCTGCCGTATACTTGTGCTGAGTGTGGTCTTCATTTCAAACTGCAAGAAAGGCTAGCCAGACATTCAGAGTGGCATGCTTTGAAAAATTCGATGCGTAATTGCTTGAATAAGCCAACCAGGAGATGGTATTCAAAATCTTGTGATTGGATTTCGGGGAAGGTTGGATTTCCTTTTGGTTATAACTCAACTTGTCTCATGGATGGACCCATCCGGACGAGAGAAGAGAATGAGAAAATAGTTCCTGCAGATGAAAGTCAATGTGTATGTCTTTTATGTGGTGAGCTTTTGGAAGATTTTTACTGTCAAGAGAGGGAACAGTGGATGTTCAAAGGAGCGGCTTACTTTTCTACTATGTCAGAAAGTAACGGAGAAGGATCTTGCAATGATGACGGTTCACACAAGTTGATTGTTCATGCCAACTGTATGTCAGGTGACTCAGGTCATGACTTGAGCCTTATTAAGGGCAGTAAAGTGGTAAATTTTTATCTCTAGAATGTTTAACATAGATTTCTTTATTGTTGATTTCTGCCTCGTTAGTTAAGTATGATTTATTGCTTTGATTTATTCTCTCAAAGGGCTTGCTTACTAggttgatatatttttttctgcGTTTATCTAGTTCTATTGTTTTGCTGCCTCTGTTTGCATTATTGTCTATAGGAGAAATGGTTTAACTGCAAGCTTCTATTTGTTGGTTTTCAGGAGCAATCAGTAAACTGTCATCGAATTGGTTAGGCTTATGTTTGTTGATTATTTACAGTCTCTTCTGCCCTAATCGGATTATCTGTGATCTGTATGCTACAGGATAAGTGTACATGATTTTGTAAAGCAACCGGTACTAACCACTGATGGTAGCAGTGGACCAAGGAAGAGGGTTGCGATCATTGTTTTTGAAAGCTGGTGCTAAAGGTACAGTCAACCTTCTTTATGGCTCAGGTCAATGTATCTTCTTTCTCTATCATTACAGAGAAATCTAGGTGATGTAATGTAGGATTTGTTAGAGCTTCAGCCGTCTTGCCAGTTGCCCTTGcacacttatttttattttcaatgatAGTAATGTGGGAAGATGAGTTGCATTTTATCCACTTGGATTGAGTTGTGTTGTTTCCATGGATATTTCGGCACAGTTGAAGTGAATTTGCTACCTTCATCACCGCCAGCACACACAGTCCAGCACTTGTAAAGCTATTTGAAAGTTGCTCATTTGAACTTTTTAGGTCGTACatgttgttttgttcattgattCCACCATACAAGTTacaatttgttgttttttatttgttattttacgcttttcctttttttagaaGGGGGACGTGGTCCGGTTGAGGGTTAGGGTGAGCGTTTGCAATTGGGCTGAAATCTGATGGACTATCTGAGTACTCCATGTTTTTGCTTTCTCAGCTTGGAGGAGAATTTTTGGATAATGTAGTCTTTTACAATCAACATGTCACATTCGaccaaaaaaaattgtaaaaaaggGAAATGAAGCGGAGAAAAGCTCATTCAACTatgaaatgaatttttttagttgatgcaCGCTTTAGTTTTCTTGCTTTGGCTTTGCCCTTACGGTCCGTTTAGTTGGTGGTAATAAATGGTGCAATAGGAATGATTTATGGTGTAAAATTTTCTGAAAAGTTCTATGTCATTCCCGTGATgatgaaattttgatcacataaaagttttttaaatttttattaccatctaataccaccTTTCCCAttgataatgcattggaatgaagtTTACGAGTAAAATGAGATACTTAAAGTTGAACAAGAATACCCATCAAGATagcaaaagatttttcaactaaaattacattaGTTTTCATTCTTATTACCACTGTTTGATACTACTTATTAGATGGGCAGTTAAGGTAAAAAGAATCTATTAAGACATGAATTAGAAAATTGCAGTTGCTATAAATGTATGTGCGCACTATTCTATTACGTTTGATTTTGCTATAAATGTatattaaacaaattaattgaATAGTATTAATTTACAGAATCAATACATGTGCTTATAATATCTATGTTGGTTTTTTAATTGtaattacatataattaaaaatattaaagattaataagaAGTGTATAATTAATGACAAGTATATCAATTATCAAGAACTATAAGTAAAACACTTCTACAACATGtttgttatggggtcaaataaataaacccgtaatttatttagtcaaaccctaaccagccaactcggtccaataacttcttaaaataactacccattactcACCATAATCTACCACTCACCCATCCTCCCCATTATTCCCACATCTACAAACATTATGTTCATGATCATCCCATGATCAAGTAACCACATTTAGAGTCCTTATAAGAAATTGCTATAAATATGTCATGAAACTACATAAAATGGCAGACAATTCTACTCTTCtacattcaatttattttaccaaaaatacttccttcaatcatttaattagaaagaaagcttttatattgctatcgttaacaccacaataaatattcacccttctacgtacaatctatactgaaccaaatattccttcaattgatctgaactcatcctacaatccgttaatcttgtattcattcattatcatatattcattactttctgtctcccgatctgacttgagcgtcggaggggttttccgggaaatcaccccccggacaaggctaacgttgtattgcaggatttgaggtctcatcagcggaaggatcataaacacTTTCAGCATACTGACAGTTATCCCCGACCACACCTTTTATCCAGGTATTTAAATGTCTTTTACAATTCATcatttcattaccgaaacagtttggcgtcGTCTGTGGGGACTGAACGAAAAGTCATGGCTTCCAAAAGAAATTCAACACAAACCGCTACCGTGCATAGCatagatacagacacttcagcgggtcacgctaacaatcaagccgtgactcgccgtgatcttgacatgctagcacgaaacctcactgccgccTTTTTCGAACAACTCCGCAGATACCCAATTTTATGGCGTATAACTATCTCATCATTTTTTCTTCGGTGGGTATAAGTCAGGAACTGTAATGGAGTAATGTTTGGGAGTATTTGCTATATCTTTTGCTGGttggatttataaaaaaaaaaaacgtccAAGTTAATATTTGGATCGTCCTTTAAAATCTTCTTGCATCACAAGCTAACGAAGTGAAATAACCGTCTTGgggtattat
The sequence above is drawn from the Amaranthus tricolor cultivar Red isolate AtriRed21 chromosome 5, ASM2621246v1, whole genome shotgun sequence genome and encodes:
- the LOC130812517 gene encoding uncharacterized protein LOC130812517 isoform X4, yielding MEMESSRRPPFDRSRDLIAKKARLTEDSTTPNSRQFQQPLQQQRSVIGSGSGATRYRTNNNEKHRGSEDSSCGSLEQFQQHQELVNRYKTALAELTFNSKPIITNLTIIAGENLQAAKAIADTICANIIEVPSDQKLPSLYLLDSIVKNIGRDYIKYFAARLPEVFCKAYRLVDLSVHSGMRHLFGTWKGVFPPQPLQIVEKELGFPTATTGQLSGTTVSKSDSQYQRQSHSIHVNPRYLEARQRLQQSSKNIRPQREPVREASLQKQGGGAYGDYDFAPGLSRPVITSSAKPMERIVGQKWLRDGKEGGESISGQKNVYDSKHGIPDDVAVRPASNILYVQNDPNTAAEMSRNWKNSEQEEYLWDDLGTKPMDPGTTATIKKKNLFDDPERVELSSHLSKWQNQTEVRSNFEREHSAERLSSEQKEQLPYGFSRSSHPSPVGVSSFGFPTTSVSASTGRHPSPGQSVSNQRVPSSSFSKRDPRQLLVEKEHVRSHPLLRSDHRIASLSGPSSAGVRDKCFQDTMPTKHQSLNVPKPQGQALQKPPSPTSSFPQKHISPSEQHSSSETELLGVGQKAQKLVGSFLKRGASSDNQNHIDGNIQGQLNVSTLLAAVMKSGLLAGNSNSRQAGVQSSSSASFISSGPCGSIANVSQSKPEKPPLASAVSSPPASNTSAPSLNAEAAKSNPLSILGTLLSKGLITAPKAVATAAVSVKSEDQLPEQSHAVELVSAVTDLTSKLSDSLPESFSKKASSLDFKGKTLDTIKSAKEEDGDLIGLEFKPCVLRDLHPDVIDRLSDKLPYTCAECGLHFKLQERLARHSEWHALKNSMRNCLNKPTRRWYSKSCDWISGKVGFPFGYNSTCLMDGPIRTREENEKIVPADESQCVCLLCGELLEDFYCQEREQWMFKGAAYFSTMSESNGEGSCNDDGSHKLIVHANCMSGDSGHDLSLIKGSKVEQSVNCHRIG
- the LOC130812517 gene encoding uncharacterized protein LOC130812517 isoform X3, which encodes MEMESSRRPPFDRSRDLIAKKARLTEDSTTPNSRQFQQPLQQQRSVIGSGSGATRYRTNNNEKHRGSEDSSCGSLEQFQQHQELVNRYKTALAELTFNSKPIITNLTIIAGENLQAAKAIADTICANIIEVPSDQKLPSLYLLDSIVKNIGRDYIKYFAARLPEVFCKAYRLVDLSVHSGMRHLFGTWKGVFPPQPLQIVEKELGFPTATTGQLSGTTVSKSDSQYQRQSHSIHVNPRYLEARQRLQQSSKVKITDIGLTDVGSSEDVERPERIVGFGHEGSWMDPSMKLHNIRPQREPVREASLQKQGGGAYGDYDFAPGLSRPVITSSAKPMERIVGQKWLRDGKEGGESISGQKNVYDSKHGIPDDVAVRPASNILYVQNDPNTAAEMSRNWKNSEQEEYLWDDLGTKPMDPGTTATIKKKNLFDDPERVELSSHLSKWQNQTEVRSNFEREHSAERLSSEQKEQLPYGFSRSSHPSPVGVSSFGFPTTSVSASTGRHPSPGQSVSNQRVPSSSFSKRDPRQLLVEKEHVRSHPLLRSDHRIASLSGPSSAGVRDKCFQDTMPTKHQSLNVPKPQGQALQKPPSPTSSFPQKHISPSEQHSSSETELLGVGQKAQKLVGSFLKRGASSDNQNHIDGNIQGQLNVSTLLAAVMKSGLLAGNSNSRQAGVQSSSSASFISSGPCGSIANVSQSKPEKPPLASAVSSPPASNTSAPSLNAEAAKSNPLSILGTLLSKGLITAPKAVATAAVSVKSEDQLPEQSHAVELVSAVTDLTSKLSDSLPESFSKKASSLDFKGKTLDTIKSAKEEDGDLIGLEFKPCVLRDLHPDVIDRLSDKLPYTCAECGLHFKLQERLARHSEWHALKNSMRNCLNKPTRRWYSKSCDWISGKVGFPFGYNSTCLMDGPIRTREENEKIVPADESQCVCLLCGELLEDFYCQEREQWMFKGAAYFSTMSESNGEGSCNDDGSHKLIVHANCMSGDSGHDLSLIKGSKVDKCT
- the LOC130812517 gene encoding uncharacterized protein LOC130812517 isoform X2 → MEMESSRRPPFDRSRDLIAKKARLTEDSTTPNSRQFQQPLQQQRSVIGSGSGATRYRTNNNEKHRGSEDSSCGSLEQFQQHQELVNRYKTALAELTFNSKPIITNLTIIAGENLQAAKAIADTICANIIEVPSDQKLPSLYLLDSIVKNIGRDYIKYFAARLPEVFCKAYRLVDLSVHSGMRHLFGTWKGVFPPQPLQIVEKELGFPTATTGQLSGTTVSKSDSQYQRQSHSIHVNPRYLEARQRLQQSSKVKITDIGLTDVGSSEDVERPERIVGFGHEGSWMDPSMKLHNIRPQREPVREASLQKQGGGAYGDYDFAPGLSRPVITSSAKPMERIVGQKWLRDGKEGGESISGQKNVYDSKHGIPDDVAVRPASNILYVQNDPNTAAEMSRNWKNSEQEEYLWDDLGTKPMDPGTTATIKKKNLFDDPERVELSSHLSKWQNQTEVRSNFEREHSAERLSSEQKEQLPYGFSRSSHPSPVGVSSFGFPTTSVSASTGRHPSPGQSVSNQRVPSSSFSKRDPRQLLVEKEHVRSHPLLRSDHRIASLSGPSSAGVRDKCFQDTMPTKHQSLNVPKPQGQALQKPPSPTSSFPQKHISPSEQHSSSETELLGVGQKAQKLVGSFLKRGASSDNQNHIDGNIQGQLNVSTLLAAVMKSGLLAGNSNSRQAGVQSSSSASFISSGPCGSIANVSQSKPEKPPLASAVSSPPASNTSAPSLNAEAAKSNPLSILGTLLSKGLITAPKAVATAAVSVKSEDQLPEQSHAVELVSAVTDLTSKLSDSLPESFSKKASSLDFKGKTLDTIKSAKEEDGDLIGLEFKPCVLRDLHPDVIDRLSDKLPYTCAECGLHFKLQERLARHSEWHALKNSMRNCLNKPTRRWYSKSCDWISGKVGFPFGYNSTCLMDGPIRTREENEKIVPADESQCVCLLCGELLEDFYCQEREQWMFKGAAYFSTMSESNGEGSCNDDGSHKLIVHANCMSGDSGHDLSLIKGSKVVNFYL
- the LOC130812517 gene encoding uncharacterized protein LOC130812517 isoform X1, whose product is MEMESSRRPPFDRSRDLIAKKARLTEDSTTPNSRQFQQPLQQQRSVIGSGSGATRYRTNNNEKHRGSEDSSCGSLEQFQQHQELVNRYKTALAELTFNSKPIITNLTIIAGENLQAAKAIADTICANIIEVPSDQKLPSLYLLDSIVKNIGRDYIKYFAARLPEVFCKAYRLVDLSVHSGMRHLFGTWKGVFPPQPLQIVEKELGFPTATTGQLSGTTVSKSDSQYQRQSHSIHVNPRYLEARQRLQQSSKVKITDIGLTDVGSSEDVERPERIVGFGHEGSWMDPSMKLHNIRPQREPVREASLQKQGGGAYGDYDFAPGLSRPVITSSAKPMERIVGQKWLRDGKEGGESISGQKNVYDSKHGIPDDVAVRPASNILYVQNDPNTAAEMSRNWKNSEQEEYLWDDLGTKPMDPGTTATIKKKNLFDDPERVELSSHLSKWQNQTEVRSNFEREHSAERLSSEQKEQLPYGFSRSSHPSPVGVSSFGFPTTSVSASTGRHPSPGQSVSNQRVPSSSFSKRDPRQLLVEKEHVRSHPLLRSDHRIASLSGPSSAGVRDKCFQDTMPTKHQSLNVPKPQGQALQKPPSPTSSFPQKHISPSEQHSSSETELLGVGQKAQKLVGSFLKRGASSDNQNHIDGNIQGQLNVSTLLAAVMKSGLLAGNSNSRQAGVQSSSSASFISSGPCGSIANVSQSKPEKPPLASAVSSPPASNTSAPSLNAEAAKSNPLSILGTLLSKGLITAPKAVATAAVSVKSEDQLPEQSHAVELVSAVTDLTSKLSDSLPESFSKKASSLDFKGKTLDTIKSAKEEDGDLIGLEFKPCVLRDLHPDVIDRLSDKLPYTCAECGLHFKLQERLARHSEWHALKNSMRNCLNKPTRRWYSKSCDWISGKVGFPFGYNSTCLMDGPIRTREENEKIVPADESQCVCLLCGELLEDFYCQEREQWMFKGAAYFSTMSESNGEGSCNDDGSHKLIVHANCMSGDSGHDLSLIKGSKVEQSVNCHRIG